The nucleotide window CGCGATCGCCGCTAATGCCCATGCTCAAATTCATGAATTAGCGGAACGCTTTGGTATCCCCGTTACAACCACTTTAATGGGACTGGGTGCGTTTGATGAACATCATCCCCTCTCGGTGGGAATGTTGGGAATGCACGGCACAGCTTACGCTAATTTTGCGGTGACGGAATGCGATCTTTTAATTGCAGTCGGAGCAAGATTTGACGATCGCGTCACGGGTAAATTAGAAGAGTTTGCCTCTCGCGCTAAAGTGGTTCATATTGATATCGATCCGGCTGAAGTCGGGAAAGTTCGCGCCCCTGATGTTCCTATTGTGGGAGACGTGCGTCAGGTTCTCGAACAAATGCTGCAACGAGTCCGAGAAATGGACTATCCTACCGTACCCGAACGCACAAAAGACTGGTTAGAGAGAATTAACCGTTGGCGTGAAGATTATCCCCTCATGGTTCCAACCTATCCCGATAGTATCGCTCCTCAACAGGTGATCGTCGAACTCGATCGCCAAGCGCCTAGAGCTTACTATACAACGGATGTGGGTCAACATCAGATGTGGGCGGCTCAATTCCTCAAAAATGGCCCCCGTCGCTGGATCTCTAGTGCCGGGTTAGGAACGATGGGCTTTGGAATGCCGGCAGCTATGGGTGCAAAAGTGGCCGTATCTGATGAAGAGGTAATTTGCATTAGTGGGGATGCTAGTTTTCAAATGAATTCCCAAGAATTAGCCACCCTAGCTCAGTACAATATTAAAGTTAAAACCGTCATTATTAATAACGGTTGGCAGGGAATGGTGCGTCAATGGCAGCAAACTTTCTACGGAGAACGTTACAGTTCCTCGAATATGCAGCCCGGAATGCCCAATTTTGAACTCTTGGCTCAAGCTTACGGCGTTAAAGGGATGACTGTCACGGATCCGGCTCAACTTCCTGATGCGATCGCCGAAATGTTAGCCCATGACGGACCGGTGTTGATGGATGTTCATGTTAGACGAGACGAAAACTGTTATCCAATGGTTGCACCGGGTAAGAGCAATGCTCAAATGATCGGACTACCAGAACGTCAAGCGTCTAATGGAGCAGTTGAAGTTATCCAATGTACTAACTGTGGAACGGAAAGTCCAAAACATAACAATTTCTGTCCTCAATGTGGCACAAAATTGTAATTAATTTTATCCTCTTTGAAATCCTCTGTTAAATATTAATTGAAACAGGGGATTTTTTATCAATGGATAATGGATAATTGATAATTAATTAATTTGGTTGAAAACCTCTTTTTTCAAAAAGAAAAATCAACAAAATTTTTCCCCGGTTTCAATCCTTTTCATTAATGAAGAGGTAATTATCGATTATCCATTATTGAACCCTTGTCAATTATCAATTATTGAAGAAAAAAATTGACTTAACCTGATAAATTAGCGGCTTAAATTATGGATAAAATTATTGAGTTTTTTGATCATTGTGTTGGAAGTTGGGTAACAGAACGAACCTATCATTATTTACGTGATAATGAAGTTGAACGCTCTCGCACAGAATTTAATATTAAACCCCTAACTGCTGAATTAAAAACTAAGGTTTTATCGGATAATCAATATCCTTCTACCTCTTTATTAGAATTAGAAAAAATCCCCGGATTTAATTTAGGATTTTATACTATCTCTGAAAAAGGGGAAGAAGTATCTCAAAATTTAAATTTATTATTTGTCGTTAAACAAGAAGAAAACGGATTTTTAGAAGGAGATTATCTCAGAGATAGAGCTTATGAAGAAGCTAAACCGATTATTTCTCATTTTCGGTTTAATTCTCAAACTAGAGAGTTACTCATGACTACAAATTATACGCGAGTCGTGTCGGTAGATTCTATTACTTTAATTAACCCCAATCTAAGAATCAGAAAAATTCTTAATTATCAGCGTCCCCCCGAAGGACAACCTTTAGAAAATGTTGTGCTGGTGGGTTTTGGAGTAGAGCTAAAAACCGTTAATCCTTGATCAGGAGTTGAGTTTTATGGGTTTGGGAAGTCATCGGAAGGAGCAGCTTCTCTACGTCTTAATACATATTTGTTGATTTTTGGCAAGGGTTTTAAACAAAATGTAACTAATCACCCTTGAAAATTAAAAAAAAATTAGTTAACTTTAATCCATTGTTAAACTATGGTTGACTTTCGGCTCTTTCG belongs to Gloeothece citriformis PCC 7424 and includes:
- a CDS encoding phycobiliprotein lyase, which encodes MDKIIEFFDHCVGSWVTERTYHYLRDNEVERSRTEFNIKPLTAELKTKVLSDNQYPSTSLLELEKIPGFNLGFYTISEKGEEVSQNLNLLFVVKQEENGFLEGDYLRDRAYEEAKPIISHFRFNSQTRELLMTTNYTRVVSVDSITLINPNLRIRKILNYQRPPEGQPLENVVLVGFGVELKTVNP
- the ilvB gene encoding biosynthetic-type acetolactate synthase large subunit; translated protein: MVSSIPKTTLPLTFIAQKQTGAYALMDSLKRHGVKHIFGYPGGAILPIYDELYRFEARGDIQHILVRHEQGAAHAADGYARATGKVGVCFGTSGPGATNLVTGIATAHMDSIPMVIITGQVSRPAIGSDAFQETDIFGITLPIVKHSYVVRQASDMARIVAEAFHIASTGRPGPVLIDVPKDVGLEECDYIPVEPGDVKLTGYRPTVKGNPRQINAALHLIETAERPLLYVGGGAIAANAHAQIHELAERFGIPVTTTLMGLGAFDEHHPLSVGMLGMHGTAYANFAVTECDLLIAVGARFDDRVTGKLEEFASRAKVVHIDIDPAEVGKVRAPDVPIVGDVRQVLEQMLQRVREMDYPTVPERTKDWLERINRWREDYPLMVPTYPDSIAPQQVIVELDRQAPRAYYTTDVGQHQMWAAQFLKNGPRRWISSAGLGTMGFGMPAAMGAKVAVSDEEVICISGDASFQMNSQELATLAQYNIKVKTVIINNGWQGMVRQWQQTFYGERYSSSNMQPGMPNFELLAQAYGVKGMTVTDPAQLPDAIAEMLAHDGPVLMDVHVRRDENCYPMVAPGKSNAQMIGLPERQASNGAVEVIQCTNCGTESPKHNNFCPQCGTKL